The Betta splendens chromosome 7, fBetSpl5.4, whole genome shotgun sequence genome includes a window with the following:
- the ralgapb gene encoding ral GTPase-activating protein subunit beta isoform X8 yields MYSEWRSLQLVVQSDQGHVSVLHSYPSSVGTEVANAVVKPLGTAVSPVATENILKTDKEVKWTMEVLCYGLTLPLEGDTVKLCVDVYTDWMMALVSPRDSMPQPVVKEPNMYVQTILKHLYNVFVPRPEQHSLNHIRLCQQVLTAVQKLARESVSMVRETWEVLLLFLLRINDTLLAPPTVGVGVAEKLAEKLMAVLFEVWLLACARCFPTPPYWKTAREMLANWRHHPPVVEQWSRVACALTSSRLLRFTHGPSFPPFKVPDEDANLIPLEMDNDCVAQTWYRFLHMLSNPVDLSNPAIVSTTPKFQEQFLNSSGIPHEVVLHPCLKQLPQIFFRAMRGISCLVDAFLGVSVEKRNVRERVFTFCPVLLSHGISRPRADSAPPTPVNRMSMSPPPCIANTTPPHSRKQRHTVVTKTTSKSSTGSGQPTKASQQQQQQQQQQQQQQQQQTSSSPTLLSSPNQSTWESRPLPAPTRPKVNSILNLFGQWLFDAALVHCKLHSGLSRDPSMTASFIQILLSYKSSIATQVGLELRRKGSQMSTDSMVSNPMFDANEFPESYEAGRAEACGTLCRIFCSKKTGEEILPVYLSRFYMVLIQGLQISDFICRPVLASIILNSSSLFCTDLKGINVVVPYFIAALETIVPDRELSKFKIYVNPTDLRRASINILLAMLPLPHHFGNIKSEVLLEGKFNEEDGWPHDQPVSFLSLRLRLVNVLIGALQTETDPINTQLILGAMLNIVQDSALLESIGAQTETGSIDGSHMTVKSQSHSRTNSGISFTSGGSAEATSPDSERPAQALLRDYALPDTAAGLLVRSIHLVTQRLNSQWRQDMSISLAALELLAGLAKVKVGVDSADRKRAVSSICGYIVYQCSRPAPLQSRDLHSMIVAAFQFLCVWLTEHPDMLDEKDCLVEVLEIVELGISGSKSRQEQEVRHKGEKEHNPASMRVKDAAEATLSCIMQVLGAFPSPSGPASTCSLLNEDTLIRYARLSATGGSNFRYFVLDNSVILAMLEQPLGNEQNPSPSVTVLIRGTAGRHAWTMQLFHQPRGARANQRQVFVPEGRPTPNNDVGIKYNVKQRPFPEEVDKIPLVKADVSIPDLDDIVSKELEVQHDKLRALMTKQIDYEGALERHSEDIWKSKCFPDPQIDCKPPPPSQEFQTARLFLSQFGFLSLEALKEPSNSRLPPHLIGLESSLPGFFDDVSYLDLLPCRPFDTVFIFYVRAGQKSSAEILRNVESSSSVQPHFLEFLLSLGWPVDVGRHPGWTGHLDTSWSLNSCSESNDIQQTEEANTPEDTGGSVFNGEKQVLYYADALTEIAFVVPSLTENSEESSVHSDSTVEADTNSDLMPTLLKQPNLTLELFPNHSESLESAKKLSPLVKTKRSSSGKSFPPLGPETKVFVVWVERFDDIENFPLSDLLAETSTGLEASMSNSTSCRSGLLEKDVPLIFIHPLKTGLFRIRLHGAVGKFGMVNPLVDGMVVSRRALGFLVRQTVINVCRRKRLESDLYNPPHVRRKQKITEIVQRYRNKQLEPEFYTSLFHEVGEGRPHL; encoded by the exons ATGTACTCCGAGTGGCGCTCGCTGCAGTTGGTGGTGCAGAGTGACCAGGGCCATGTCAGTGTTCTGCACTCCTATCCCTCCAGCGTAGGCACAGAGGTGGCCAATGCTGTTGTCAAGCCTCTGGGCACAGCTGTAAGCCCTGTTGCCACAGAGAACATTCTTAAGACAGACAAAGAG GTAAAGTGGACCATGGAGGTGCTGTGTTATGGCCTCACCCTCCCTCTTGAGGGGGACACTGTCAAGCTTTGTGTAGATGTATacacagactggatgatggcctTGGTTTCACCCAGGGACTCAATGCCTCAGCCTGTGGTCAAGGAGCCCAATATGTATGTGCAGACCATTCTGAAACATCTCTACAATGTATTTGTACCAAG ACCTGAGCAGCACAGTCTCAACCACATCAGGCTGTGCCAGCAGGTTCTGACTGCAGTCCAGAAACTGGCAAGAGAATCTGTCTCCATGGTGAGGGAAACCTgggaggtgctgctgctcttcctgcttCGCATCAACGACACTTTGCTTGCCCCGCCCACAGTTGGAG TTGGTGTAGCGGAGAAACTGGCGGAGAAATTGATGGCAGTGCTGTTTGAAGTGTGGCTGCTGGCATGTGCTCGTTGCTTTCCCACACCACCATACTGGAAGACGGCAAGGGAGATGCTGGCCAACTGGAGACACCACCCTCCTGTTGTAGAGCAGTGGAGCAGAGTGGCCTGTGCCCTTACCTCCAG CAGACTTTTGCGTTTTACCCATGGACCCTCCTTCCCACCTTTTAAAGTTCCTGATGAGGATGCCAACCTGATTCCTTTAGAGATGGACAATGACTGTGTGGCACAGACATGGTACCGCTTCCTCCATATGCTCAG CAACCCAGTGGACCTTAGCAACCCTGCGATAGTGAGCACCACTCCAAAGTTTCAGGAACAGTTTCTCAACTCCAGCGGTATCCCTCATGAAGTGGTGCTGCATCCATGTTTGAAACAGCTGCCCCAGATCTTCTTCAGGGCCATGAGGGGCATCAGCTGCCTTGTGGATGCTTTCTTAG GTGTCTCTGTTGAAAAGAGAAACGTACGGGAGAGGGTGTTCACTTTTTGCCCAGTGCTGCTCTCTCATG GTATTTCACGTCCCAGGGCTGACAGTGCTCCGCCCACCCCTGTTAATAGAATGAGCATGTCTCCACCCCCCTGCATTGCCAACACTACGCCCCCTCACAGCCGCAAGCAACGGCATACAGTGGTCACCAAAACTACAAGCAAGAGTTCAACC GGCAGCGGTCAACCTACCAAAGCAtcccagcaacagcaacagcagcagcagcagcagcagcaacagcagcagcagcaaacttCGTCCTCCCCGACACTGTTGTCCAGCCCCAACCAGAGCACCTGGGAGTCTCGACCGCTTCCGGCGCCGACACGGCCCAAGGTCAACAGCATCCTCAACCTCTTCGGCCAGTGGCTTTTTGACGCGGCACTTGTCCACTGTAAGCTCCACAGCGGCCTCAGTAGAGACCCTAGCATGACCG CCTCTTTTATCCAAATTCTCCTTTCTTATAAATCTT CAATAGCTACACAAGTAGGTCTGGAGTTGAGAAGAAAGGGTTCCCAAATGTCCACTGACTCCATGGTGTCTAACCCCATGTTCGATGCCAATGAGTTCCCAGAGAGCTATGAGGCAGGACGGGCTGAGGCCTGCGGGACTCTGTGTCGCATTTTTTGTAGCAAGAAAACCGGTGAAGAAATTCTGCCTGTTTACCTTTCAAG GTTCTACATGGTTCTCATTCAGGGTCTGCAGATCTCTGACTTCATCTGTAGACCGGTTCTGGCTTCTATCATTCTTaactcttcctctctcttctgtaCTGACCTTAAGGGCATCAATGTGGTGGTGCCCTACTTCATAGCTGCTTTGGAGACTATTGTACCAGACAG AGAGCTTTCTAAATTCAAAATCTATGTAAATCCAACCGACTTGAGGAGAGCCTCCATCAACATCCTGCTTGCTATGTTGCCGCTGCCACATCACTTTGGCAATATCAAGTCAGAG GTTCTGTTGGAGGGAAAGTTCAATGAGGAGGATGGATGGCCTCACGATCAGCCCGTGTCTTTCCTGTCCTTGAGGCTACGTCTTGTCAACGTCCTCATAGGGGCACTGCAGACTGAGACCGATCCTATCAACACACAGCTCATCCTTG GTGCAATGCTAAATATTGTTCAAGACTCAGCGCTTTTGGAGTCCATAGGTGCACAGACTGAAACA GGGAGTATAGATGGGAGCCACATGACtgtgaagagtcagagtcaCAGCCGTACAAACAGCGGAATTAGTTTCACCAGTGGAGGCAGCgccgaggccaccagtccagacTCAGAGCGTCCAGCCCAGGCCCTACTTCGGGACTAtg CTCTTCCAGATACAGCGGCGGGCCTGTTGGTGCGCAGCATCCACCTGGTTACTCAGAGGCTCAACTCCCAGTGGAGGCAGGACATGAGCATCTCACTGGCcgccctggagctgctggccgGGCTTGCTAAG GTAAAAGTGGGAGTAGACTCTGCTGATCGCAAACGTGCTGTCAGCTCCATATGTGGGTACATTGTGTACCAGTGTAGCCGTCCAGCCCCTCTTCAGTCGCGAGACCTCCACTCCATGATTGTAGCAGCTTTCCAGTTCCTATGTGTGTGGCTCACGGAGCACCCAGACATGTTGGATGAAAAG GATTGTTTGGTAGAGGTTTTGGAAATCGTAGAGCTGGGTATCTCTGGCAGCAAGTCCCGGCAGGAACAAGAGGTCCGACATAAAGGGGAGAAGGAGCACAACCCTGCATCAATGAGGGTGAAGGATGCTGCTGAGGCGACTTTGTCGTG TATCATGCAGGTGTTGGGGGCCTTCCCTTCTCCCAGCGGGCcggcctccacctgcagcctgctgaATGAAGACACCCTGATTCGCTACGCCAGACTTAGTGCCACAGGAGGCAGCAACTTCCGTTATTTTGTCCTGGACAACTCTGTCATCCTCGCCATGCTGGAACAACCTCTCGGCAACGAGCAGA ACCCTAGTCCATCAGTCACGGTTTTGATTCGAGGCACAGCTGGCAGACATGCCTGGACCATGCAGCTCTTCCACCAACCCAGAGGAGCTCGGGCCAATCAGAGG caggtgtttgttcCTGAGGGCCGTCCAACGCCAAATAATGATGTAGGGATCAAGTACAATGTCAAGCAGAGACCCTTTCCTGAAGAGGTGGATAAGATTCCTCTTGTTAAAGCTGATGTCAGTATTCCAGACTTGGATGACATCGTCAGTAAAGAG CTAGAGGTTCAGCACGACAAGCTCCGCGCTCTGATGACCAAACAGATCGACTACGAGGGTGCTTTGGAGCGGCACAGTGAAGACATCTGGAAGTCCAAGTGTTTCCCTGACCCACAGATCGACTGCAAACCCCCGCCGCCCTCGCAGGAGTTCCAGACGGCACGCCTCTTCCTCTCGCAGTTTGGCTTTCTCTCTCTGGAAGCGCTCAAG GAGCCCAGCAACAGTCGTCTACCTCCTCATCTGATTGGCCTAGAATCATCCTTGCCTGGATTTTTCGATGACGTCAGCTACCTGGACCTGCTTCCCTGCCGACCATTTGACACTGTCTTCATTTTCTATGTTAGAGCTGGACAGAAAAGCAGTGCCGAG ATCTTGAGGAATGTGGAGTCATCATCCAGCGTCCAGCCCCACTTTCTGGAATTCTTGCTGTCCTTGGGCTGGCCTGTGGATGTGGGACGCCACCCAGGATGGACAGGGCACCTAGATACCAGCTGGTCCCTTAACTCCTGCTCTGAAAGCAATGATATACAACAAACAG AGGAAGCAAATACTCCTGAGGACACAGGAGGCTCGGTGTTTAATGGGGAGAAGCAAGTTTTATATTATGCTGACGCTCTGACAGAGATTGCCTTTGTTGTTCCTTCTCTAACTGAAAATTCAG aGGAGTCATCGGTGCACAGTGACTCCACAGTGGAGGCGGACACCAACTCAGACCTCATGCCTACTTTACTGAAACAACCTAATCTCACACTGGAGCTGTTCCCCAACCATTCTGAATCCCTGGAGTCTGCTAAAAAG TTAAGTCCTTTGGTGAAGACAAAGAGATCGTCATCTGGAAAGTCTTTCCCACCACTGGGTCCGGAGACGAAGGTGTTTGTGGTCTGGGTGGAGCGCTTTGATGATATCG AGAACTTCCCATTGTCTGATCTCTTGGCGGAAACCAGCACGGGCCTAGAAGCTAGCATGAGCAACAGCACTTCCTGCAG GTCGGGTTTACTTGAGAAGGACGTTCCTCTGATCTTCATCCACCCTCTGAAAACGGGACTCTTCAGGATCCGGCTGCATGGAGCTGTGGGCAAATTTGGCATGGTGAATCCCCTGGTGGACGGCATGGTGGTCAGCCGCAGAGCTCTAG GTTTTCTTGTGCGTCAGACGGTCATCAACGTGTGCCGGCGGAAGCGTCTGGAAAGTGACTTGTACAACCCGCCTCATGTGAGACGGAAGCAGAAAATAACTGAGATTGTCCAGCGTTATCGCaacaagcagctggagcccGAGTTCTACACCTCGCTCTTCCACGAGGTGGGAGAGGGAAGGCCTCATCTCTAA
- the ralgapb gene encoding ral GTPase-activating protein subunit beta isoform X5 — protein sequence MYSEWRSLQLVVQSDQGHVSVLHSYPSSVGTEVANAVVKPLGTAVSPVATENILKTDKEVKWTMEVLCYGLTLPLEGDTVKLCVDVYTDWMMALVSPRDSMPQPVVKEPNMYVQTILKHLYNVFVPRPEQHSLNHIRLCQQVLTAVQKLARESVSMVRETWEVLLLFLLRINDTLLAPPTVGVGVAEKLAEKLMAVLFEVWLLACARCFPTPPYWKTAREMLANWRHHPPVVEQWSRVACALTSRLLRFTHGPSFPPFKVPDEDANLIPLEMDNDCVAQTWYRFLHMLSNPVDLSNPAIVSTTPKFQEQFLNSSGIPHEVVLHPCLKQLPQIFFRAMRGISCLVDAFLGVSVEKRNVRERVFTFCPVLLSHGISRPRADSAPPTPVNRMSMSPPPCIANTTPPHSRKQRHTVVTKTTSKSSTGSGQPTKASQQQQQQQQQQQQQQQQQTSSSPTLLSSPNQSTWESRPLPAPTRPKVNSILNLFGQWLFDAALVHCKLHSGLSRDPSMTASFIQILLSYKSSIATQVGLELRRKGSQMSTDSMVSNPMFDANEFPESYEAGRAEACGTLCRIFCSKKTGEEILPVYLSRFYMVLIQGLQISDFICRPVLASIILNSSSLFCTDLKGINVVVPYFIAALETIVPDRELSKFKIYVNPTDLRRASINILLAMLPLPHHFGNIKSEVLLEGKFNEEDGWPHDQPVSFLSLRLRLVNVLIGALQTETDPINTQLILGAMLNIVQDSALLESIGAQTETGSIDGSHMTVKSQSHSRTNSGISFTSGGSAEATSPDSERPAQALLRDYDTAAGLLVRSIHLVTQRLNSQWRQDMSISLAALELLAGLAKVKVGVDSADRKRAVSSICGYIVYQCSRPAPLQSRDLHSMIVAAFQFLCVWLTEHPDMLDEKDCLVEVLEIVELGISGSKSRQEQEVRHKGEKEHNPASMRVKDAAEATLSCIMQVLGAFPSPSGPASTCSLLNEDTLIRYARLSATGGSNFRYFVLDNSVILAMLEQPLGNEQNPSPSVTVLIRGTAGRHAWTMQLFHQPRGARANQRQVFVPEGRPTPNNDVGIKYNVKQRPFPEEVDKIPLVKADVSIPDLDDIVSKEVNCMGWQDDSRATNTLLSNFPHLEVQHDKLRALMTKQIDYEGALERHSEDIWKSKCFPDPQIDCKPPPPSQEFQTARLFLSQFGFLSLEALKEPSNSRLPPHLIGLESSLPGFFDDVSYLDLLPCRPFDTVFIFYVRAGQKSSAEILRNVESSSSVQPHFLEFLLSLGWPVDVGRHPGWTGHLDTSWSLNSCSESNDIQQTEEANTPEDTGGSVFNGEKQVLYYADALTEIAFVVPSLTENSEESSVHSDSTVEADTNSDLMPTLLKQPNLTLELFPNHSESLESAKKLSPLVKTKRSSSGKSFPPLGPETKVFVVWVERFDDIENFPLSDLLAETSTGLEASMSNSTSCRSGLLEKDVPLIFIHPLKTGLFRIRLHGAVGKFGMVNPLVDGMVVSRRALGFLVRQTVINVCRRKRLESDLYNPPHVRRKQKITEIVQRYRNKQLEPEFYTSLFHEVGEGRPHL from the exons ATGTACTCCGAGTGGCGCTCGCTGCAGTTGGTGGTGCAGAGTGACCAGGGCCATGTCAGTGTTCTGCACTCCTATCCCTCCAGCGTAGGCACAGAGGTGGCCAATGCTGTTGTCAAGCCTCTGGGCACAGCTGTAAGCCCTGTTGCCACAGAGAACATTCTTAAGACAGACAAAGAG GTAAAGTGGACCATGGAGGTGCTGTGTTATGGCCTCACCCTCCCTCTTGAGGGGGACACTGTCAAGCTTTGTGTAGATGTATacacagactggatgatggcctTGGTTTCACCCAGGGACTCAATGCCTCAGCCTGTGGTCAAGGAGCCCAATATGTATGTGCAGACCATTCTGAAACATCTCTACAATGTATTTGTACCAAG ACCTGAGCAGCACAGTCTCAACCACATCAGGCTGTGCCAGCAGGTTCTGACTGCAGTCCAGAAACTGGCAAGAGAATCTGTCTCCATGGTGAGGGAAACCTgggaggtgctgctgctcttcctgcttCGCATCAACGACACTTTGCTTGCCCCGCCCACAGTTGGAG TTGGTGTAGCGGAGAAACTGGCGGAGAAATTGATGGCAGTGCTGTTTGAAGTGTGGCTGCTGGCATGTGCTCGTTGCTTTCCCACACCACCATACTGGAAGACGGCAAGGGAGATGCTGGCCAACTGGAGACACCACCCTCCTGTTGTAGAGCAGTGGAGCAGAGTGGCCTGTGCCCTTACCTCCAG ACTTTTGCGTTTTACCCATGGACCCTCCTTCCCACCTTTTAAAGTTCCTGATGAGGATGCCAACCTGATTCCTTTAGAGATGGACAATGACTGTGTGGCACAGACATGGTACCGCTTCCTCCATATGCTCAG CAACCCAGTGGACCTTAGCAACCCTGCGATAGTGAGCACCACTCCAAAGTTTCAGGAACAGTTTCTCAACTCCAGCGGTATCCCTCATGAAGTGGTGCTGCATCCATGTTTGAAACAGCTGCCCCAGATCTTCTTCAGGGCCATGAGGGGCATCAGCTGCCTTGTGGATGCTTTCTTAG GTGTCTCTGTTGAAAAGAGAAACGTACGGGAGAGGGTGTTCACTTTTTGCCCAGTGCTGCTCTCTCATG GTATTTCACGTCCCAGGGCTGACAGTGCTCCGCCCACCCCTGTTAATAGAATGAGCATGTCTCCACCCCCCTGCATTGCCAACACTACGCCCCCTCACAGCCGCAAGCAACGGCATACAGTGGTCACCAAAACTACAAGCAAGAGTTCAACC GGCAGCGGTCAACCTACCAAAGCAtcccagcaacagcaacagcagcagcagcagcagcagcaacagcagcagcagcaaacttCGTCCTCCCCGACACTGTTGTCCAGCCCCAACCAGAGCACCTGGGAGTCTCGACCGCTTCCGGCGCCGACACGGCCCAAGGTCAACAGCATCCTCAACCTCTTCGGCCAGTGGCTTTTTGACGCGGCACTTGTCCACTGTAAGCTCCACAGCGGCCTCAGTAGAGACCCTAGCATGACCG CCTCTTTTATCCAAATTCTCCTTTCTTATAAATCTT CAATAGCTACACAAGTAGGTCTGGAGTTGAGAAGAAAGGGTTCCCAAATGTCCACTGACTCCATGGTGTCTAACCCCATGTTCGATGCCAATGAGTTCCCAGAGAGCTATGAGGCAGGACGGGCTGAGGCCTGCGGGACTCTGTGTCGCATTTTTTGTAGCAAGAAAACCGGTGAAGAAATTCTGCCTGTTTACCTTTCAAG GTTCTACATGGTTCTCATTCAGGGTCTGCAGATCTCTGACTTCATCTGTAGACCGGTTCTGGCTTCTATCATTCTTaactcttcctctctcttctgtaCTGACCTTAAGGGCATCAATGTGGTGGTGCCCTACTTCATAGCTGCTTTGGAGACTATTGTACCAGACAG AGAGCTTTCTAAATTCAAAATCTATGTAAATCCAACCGACTTGAGGAGAGCCTCCATCAACATCCTGCTTGCTATGTTGCCGCTGCCACATCACTTTGGCAATATCAAGTCAGAG GTTCTGTTGGAGGGAAAGTTCAATGAGGAGGATGGATGGCCTCACGATCAGCCCGTGTCTTTCCTGTCCTTGAGGCTACGTCTTGTCAACGTCCTCATAGGGGCACTGCAGACTGAGACCGATCCTATCAACACACAGCTCATCCTTG GTGCAATGCTAAATATTGTTCAAGACTCAGCGCTTTTGGAGTCCATAGGTGCACAGACTGAAACA GGGAGTATAGATGGGAGCCACATGACtgtgaagagtcagagtcaCAGCCGTACAAACAGCGGAATTAGTTTCACCAGTGGAGGCAGCgccgaggccaccagtccagacTCAGAGCGTCCAGCCCAGGCCCTACTTCGGGACTAtg ATACAGCGGCGGGCCTGTTGGTGCGCAGCATCCACCTGGTTACTCAGAGGCTCAACTCCCAGTGGAGGCAGGACATGAGCATCTCACTGGCcgccctggagctgctggccgGGCTTGCTAAG GTAAAAGTGGGAGTAGACTCTGCTGATCGCAAACGTGCTGTCAGCTCCATATGTGGGTACATTGTGTACCAGTGTAGCCGTCCAGCCCCTCTTCAGTCGCGAGACCTCCACTCCATGATTGTAGCAGCTTTCCAGTTCCTATGTGTGTGGCTCACGGAGCACCCAGACATGTTGGATGAAAAG GATTGTTTGGTAGAGGTTTTGGAAATCGTAGAGCTGGGTATCTCTGGCAGCAAGTCCCGGCAGGAACAAGAGGTCCGACATAAAGGGGAGAAGGAGCACAACCCTGCATCAATGAGGGTGAAGGATGCTGCTGAGGCGACTTTGTCGTG TATCATGCAGGTGTTGGGGGCCTTCCCTTCTCCCAGCGGGCcggcctccacctgcagcctgctgaATGAAGACACCCTGATTCGCTACGCCAGACTTAGTGCCACAGGAGGCAGCAACTTCCGTTATTTTGTCCTGGACAACTCTGTCATCCTCGCCATGCTGGAACAACCTCTCGGCAACGAGCAGA ACCCTAGTCCATCAGTCACGGTTTTGATTCGAGGCACAGCTGGCAGACATGCCTGGACCATGCAGCTCTTCCACCAACCCAGAGGAGCTCGGGCCAATCAGAGG caggtgtttgttcCTGAGGGCCGTCCAACGCCAAATAATGATGTAGGGATCAAGTACAATGTCAAGCAGAGACCCTTTCCTGAAGAGGTGGATAAGATTCCTCTTGTTAAAGCTGATGTCAGTATTCCAGACTTGGATGACATCGTCAGTAAAGAG GTGAATTGTATGGGCTGGCAGGATGATTCCAGAGCTACAAATACACTGCTGAGTAATTTCCCACAC CTAGAGGTTCAGCACGACAAGCTCCGCGCTCTGATGACCAAACAGATCGACTACGAGGGTGCTTTGGAGCGGCACAGTGAAGACATCTGGAAGTCCAAGTGTTTCCCTGACCCACAGATCGACTGCAAACCCCCGCCGCCCTCGCAGGAGTTCCAGACGGCACGCCTCTTCCTCTCGCAGTTTGGCTTTCTCTCTCTGGAAGCGCTCAAG GAGCCCAGCAACAGTCGTCTACCTCCTCATCTGATTGGCCTAGAATCATCCTTGCCTGGATTTTTCGATGACGTCAGCTACCTGGACCTGCTTCCCTGCCGACCATTTGACACTGTCTTCATTTTCTATGTTAGAGCTGGACAGAAAAGCAGTGCCGAG ATCTTGAGGAATGTGGAGTCATCATCCAGCGTCCAGCCCCACTTTCTGGAATTCTTGCTGTCCTTGGGCTGGCCTGTGGATGTGGGACGCCACCCAGGATGGACAGGGCACCTAGATACCAGCTGGTCCCTTAACTCCTGCTCTGAAAGCAATGATATACAACAAACAG AGGAAGCAAATACTCCTGAGGACACAGGAGGCTCGGTGTTTAATGGGGAGAAGCAAGTTTTATATTATGCTGACGCTCTGACAGAGATTGCCTTTGTTGTTCCTTCTCTAACTGAAAATTCAG aGGAGTCATCGGTGCACAGTGACTCCACAGTGGAGGCGGACACCAACTCAGACCTCATGCCTACTTTACTGAAACAACCTAATCTCACACTGGAGCTGTTCCCCAACCATTCTGAATCCCTGGAGTCTGCTAAAAAG TTAAGTCCTTTGGTGAAGACAAAGAGATCGTCATCTGGAAAGTCTTTCCCACCACTGGGTCCGGAGACGAAGGTGTTTGTGGTCTGGGTGGAGCGCTTTGATGATATCG AGAACTTCCCATTGTCTGATCTCTTGGCGGAAACCAGCACGGGCCTAGAAGCTAGCATGAGCAACAGCACTTCCTGCAG GTCGGGTTTACTTGAGAAGGACGTTCCTCTGATCTTCATCCACCCTCTGAAAACGGGACTCTTCAGGATCCGGCTGCATGGAGCTGTGGGCAAATTTGGCATGGTGAATCCCCTGGTGGACGGCATGGTGGTCAGCCGCAGAGCTCTAG GTTTTCTTGTGCGTCAGACGGTCATCAACGTGTGCCGGCGGAAGCGTCTGGAAAGTGACTTGTACAACCCGCCTCATGTGAGACGGAAGCAGAAAATAACTGAGATTGTCCAGCGTTATCGCaacaagcagctggagcccGAGTTCTACACCTCGCTCTTCCACGAGGTGGGAGAGGGAAGGCCTCATCTCTAA